In Streptomyces sp. NBC_01717, one DNA window encodes the following:
- a CDS encoding GNAT family N-acetyltransferase, which produces MTKPAGLRAYHPDDREALADICVRTADDGGDSRHLYPDLDLMPSIFAAPYAYLEPDLTFVVDDGTGRAVGYILGTADTPQFVAAFRKQWLPLVEDRFPQLDGAPRTPSEEMIALLHNPERMLVPEVAAHPAHLHIDLLPAWQRKGYGRALMRTFLAALNAKGVEAVHLSMVTANTPARAFYDRLGFEEIDVPDPGPITYLGRSTAADL; this is translated from the coding sequence ATGACCAAGCCTGCCGGCCTACGGGCCTACCACCCCGACGACCGTGAGGCCCTCGCGGACATCTGTGTCCGGACGGCCGACGACGGCGGCGACTCCCGGCACCTGTATCCCGACCTCGACCTGATGCCGTCGATCTTCGCCGCACCCTATGCGTACCTCGAACCCGACCTGACGTTCGTGGTCGACGACGGTACGGGCCGGGCGGTCGGCTACATCCTGGGGACCGCGGACACGCCGCAGTTCGTCGCCGCATTCCGGAAGCAGTGGCTGCCGCTCGTCGAGGACCGCTTCCCGCAGCTGGACGGCGCGCCGCGGACCCCCAGCGAGGAGATGATCGCCCTCCTGCACAACCCGGAACGCATGCTCGTCCCCGAAGTCGCCGCCCACCCCGCCCACCTGCACATCGATCTGCTGCCCGCATGGCAGCGGAAGGGGTACGGCAGAGCGCTGATGCGGACGTTCCTGGCCGCCCTGAACGCCAAGGGCGTGGAAGCCGTGCATCTCTCCATGGTCACGGCGAACACTCCGGCCAGGGCCTTCTACGACCGCCTGGGCTTCGAGGAGATCGACGTACCGGACCCCGGACCGATCACCTACCTGGGGCGCAGTACCGCAGCGGACCTGTGA
- a CDS encoding GntR family transcriptional regulator, translating to MVQEEHGTPDRDLRYRRVAAELREAIIAGEYAAGAKLPPEGTLAERYNVSRGTVRHALAVLRTDGLVTSRRGTRRTVLGGPRAQSFSELLSFTNWARSTGETPGGRVDRVVRRPAEPLDAEQLGLEAGAEVYLVLRLRTLSGEPVMVERSIYPARVGALVAELPPDTVSHTEALVMQGVLFTDADHTIDLTWADADDARLLDCPVGQVLLRERRRTTNPAGVPVEWSEDRYLPGTIAFTVHNSVATSTLGRRHSPRTVPVDTDGPPAA from the coding sequence ATGGTGCAGGAGGAGCACGGCACCCCGGACAGAGATCTTCGCTACCGCAGGGTTGCCGCCGAACTACGCGAGGCGATCATCGCGGGCGAGTACGCCGCCGGTGCGAAGCTACCGCCGGAGGGAACACTCGCCGAGCGCTACAACGTCTCCCGGGGTACGGTCCGGCACGCGCTGGCCGTGCTGCGCACGGACGGCCTGGTCACCTCGCGGCGCGGAACGCGGCGTACGGTGCTCGGTGGCCCGCGGGCACAGAGCTTCTCGGAGCTGCTCAGCTTCACCAACTGGGCCCGCTCCACCGGCGAGACGCCGGGCGGCCGGGTCGATCGCGTGGTGCGACGGCCGGCCGAGCCCCTCGATGCGGAGCAACTGGGCCTGGAGGCAGGGGCGGAGGTATATCTGGTGCTGCGCCTGCGGACCTTGTCGGGAGAGCCGGTCATGGTCGAACGGTCGATCTACCCGGCCAGGGTGGGCGCCCTGGTCGCCGAACTGCCGCCTGACACCGTCTCGCACACCGAAGCCCTCGTCATGCAAGGGGTGCTTTTCACCGACGCCGACCACACCATCGACCTCACGTGGGCCGACGCGGACGACGCCCGACTCCTGGACTGCCCGGTCGGGCAGGTGCTGCTGCGCGAGAGGCGCCGCACCACCAACCCGGCCGGAGTGCCGGTGGAGTGGTCCGAGGACCGCTACCTGCCCGGCACCATCGCCTTCACGGTGCACAACTCCGTGGCCACCTCGACCTTGGGTCGGCGGCACAGCCCCCGCACGGTACCGGTCGACACCGACGGGCCGCCGGCTGCGTGA
- a CDS encoding phosphodiester glycosidase family protein, with protein sequence MSDIADKPRRSASRVKRATWRGAAFGAALTLAALVPPAVANAGAADSGRPVASGSGGIAWTTAGVAPGVQVRTGVLRNSGAAAVWTVTVQAPAVNRLTGAATWAPLGDRAWADSTAGRLREAGFEPRLEQVLWDEYADAPRGTMGWQVRVGRYATQDQAGTMNSAVSAAGFRTSVEWTGYDGRQAADAENIHVAVLDPARLHGTIAVSDGGNVADREKTSAVAARLGSLIGVNGGFFITSDSDGVQGTVAGLSAVHGRLESMAVGSRAALILGDGGRRPRIADLSTTVTVRAGAATYGVQGINRVPGKVRNCGRPGAAPTDQPRHDTTCTLADDLVKFTPAFRAPLPTGPGVQTVLDKHGIVVSTGGRGGVAPEHGSVLQGTGAAGNWLTDHARVGKRLSLREVVRDSSGRQVRLGPDDSIVSAAPTLVEDGRVHIDAATEGTLDPQDLSFGFAWSNVRQPRTLAGIDGRGRLLLVTVDGRQPGVSEGFTLGEAARFMRSLGAVQALNLDGGGSSAMAVKGSLVNVTSDVTGERAVGDTIQVLPGRRTS encoded by the coding sequence ATGTCCGACATCGCTGATAAGCCGCGTCGCAGTGCGAGCCGGGTCAAGCGGGCCACATGGCGAGGGGCCGCATTCGGGGCTGCCCTCACTTTGGCCGCTCTCGTCCCTCCGGCCGTTGCGAACGCGGGGGCCGCCGACTCAGGTCGGCCCGTCGCCTCCGGCTCCGGCGGAATCGCGTGGACGACAGCGGGTGTGGCGCCCGGCGTCCAGGTCCGCACCGGAGTTCTTCGGAACTCCGGCGCCGCCGCGGTATGGACGGTCACGGTGCAGGCGCCTGCTGTCAACCGCCTGACGGGCGCGGCCACATGGGCCCCGCTCGGCGACAGGGCCTGGGCCGATTCCACCGCCGGGCGCCTGCGCGAAGCCGGGTTCGAACCGCGCCTGGAACAGGTGTTGTGGGACGAGTACGCCGACGCCCCGCGTGGGACGATGGGTTGGCAGGTCAGGGTCGGCCGGTATGCCACCCAGGACCAGGCGGGCACCATGAACTCGGCCGTGTCGGCTGCCGGGTTCCGTACGTCCGTCGAATGGACCGGCTACGACGGCCGGCAGGCGGCCGACGCGGAGAACATTCACGTCGCCGTTCTGGACCCGGCGCGTCTTCACGGGACGATCGCGGTCAGTGACGGCGGCAACGTGGCCGACCGAGAGAAGACTTCGGCGGTGGCCGCCCGCCTCGGCTCACTGATCGGCGTCAACGGCGGCTTCTTCATCACGTCGGACTCCGACGGCGTCCAGGGTACGGTGGCCGGCCTGTCCGCCGTGCACGGCAGGCTCGAGTCGATGGCGGTCGGTTCCCGTGCCGCGCTGATCCTGGGCGACGGGGGTCGGCGGCCGCGGATCGCCGACCTGTCCACCACTGTCACCGTACGGGCAGGAGCGGCAACGTACGGGGTGCAGGGAATCAACCGGGTGCCGGGCAAGGTCCGCAACTGCGGCCGACCCGGTGCTGCCCCCACCGACCAGCCCCGCCACGACACCACGTGCACCCTGGCGGACGACCTCGTGAAGTTCACCCCCGCGTTCCGCGCTCCGCTCCCCACGGGTCCGGGAGTCCAGACGGTCCTGGACAAGCACGGCATCGTGGTCTCCACAGGTGGCCGCGGTGGTGTCGCGCCGGAGCACGGCTCGGTCCTGCAGGGCACCGGGGCAGCCGGGAACTGGCTCACAGATCATGCGCGCGTGGGCAAGCGGCTGTCGCTGCGGGAGGTCGTCCGGGACTCCTCGGGGCGGCAGGTCAGGCTCGGTCCCGATGACAGCATCGTCAGTGCGGCTCCCACCCTCGTCGAGGACGGCCGCGTCCACATCGATGCCGCCACCGAAGGCACGCTCGACCCGCAGGACCTGTCGTTCGGATTCGCCTGGTCCAACGTTCGCCAGCCCCGTACCCTGGCCGGCATCGACGGGCGGGGACGGCTGCTGCTGGTCACGGTGGACGGGCGGCAGCCGGGAGTGAGCGAGGGCTTCACGCTGGGCGAGGCCGCGCGCTTCATGCGGTCGCTGGGCGCGGTGCAGGCTCTCAACCTCGACGGAGGCGGGTCCTCCGCGATGGCGGTGAAGGGCTCCCTCGTCAACGTCACCTCGGACGTCACGGGTGAACGCGCCGTCGGCGACACGATTCAGGTCCTGCCAGGGCGCCGTACCTCCTGA
- a CDS encoding transposase, which produces MGGLRELAASFVAPGPCGVAVRDRLKHLTPQDEGVLRAVGAHQGALASGDLKARCADGLEHGADTWASRKRELTARSSSRIAGAITKATHDQWALARRCQAAYIQNLDAGIRALRHRLSLPLGEKGTRRTAGGYRSKSEWFRKSRRLAMLEARHAAAVADWQAGRVRVVRGGKRLLNTRHHLTEARLTEDEWRQRWEAERWFIAADGESGKRFGNETIRVTPDGEVSIKLPVPLAHLANTRNGRYTLTARVGFAHRGAEWADRIEANRAVAYRIHLDTERGRWYLTASWQRPAVQTMPLETARARGMVGVDTNADHFAAYLLDRHGNPKGGPHCFGYDLSGTAGHRDAQIRHALTRLISWAKCAGVAAIGIEDLDFTAEKTREKHGRRKRFRQLISGMPTGKLKARLVSMAAEQGLAIVAVDPAYTSMWGAQHWQKPLTTPRRKMSRHDAAGIAIGRRALGHPVRRRTAPPPHDRSDRAGHRTAQAAPGNRGREGTRPPTTDRPPGGPPPNGKRKRGTSASSTVRDAPSTEQWVQDSLMCTG; this is translated from the coding sequence GTGGGTGGGTTGCGAGAACTGGCCGCGTCTTTCGTGGCGCCTGGGCCTTGCGGGGTGGCGGTCCGGGACCGTCTCAAGCACCTCACGCCCCAGGACGAGGGGGTGCTGCGTGCGGTCGGTGCGCATCAGGGTGCGCTGGCGTCCGGTGATCTCAAGGCCCGTTGTGCGGATGGTCTGGAGCACGGTGCGGACACCTGGGCGTCGCGAAAGCGGGAACTGACCGCACGGTCCTCGTCGCGGATCGCGGGTGCGATCACGAAGGCCACGCATGATCAGTGGGCGCTGGCGCGCCGCTGCCAGGCGGCGTATATCCAGAACCTGGATGCCGGGATCAGGGCGTTGCGGCACCGGCTGTCCCTCCCGCTCGGGGAGAAGGGCACCAGGCGTACGGCGGGTGGCTACCGGTCGAAGAGCGAGTGGTTCCGCAAGTCCCGCCGCCTCGCGATGCTGGAGGCGCGGCACGCCGCGGCTGTAGCCGACTGGCAGGCCGGACGGGTCCGGGTGGTACGGGGCGGCAAGCGTCTGCTGAACACCCGCCACCACCTCACCGAGGCCCGTCTCACCGAAGACGAGTGGCGACAACGGTGGGAGGCGGAGCGCTGGTTCATCGCTGCTGATGGTGAGTCGGGGAAGCGGTTCGGGAACGAGACGATCCGCGTCACCCCGGACGGCGAAGTGTCCATCAAGCTGCCCGTTCCGCTCGCGCACCTGGCCAACACCCGAAACGGCCGGTACACCCTTACCGCCCGTGTCGGGTTCGCGCATCGGGGTGCGGAGTGGGCCGACCGCATCGAAGCCAACCGGGCCGTCGCCTACCGCATCCACCTCGACACGGAGCGCGGCCGCTGGTACCTCACGGCCTCGTGGCAACGCCCCGCCGTGCAGACCATGCCGCTGGAGACCGCCCGCGCCCGGGGCATGGTCGGCGTCGACACCAACGCGGACCACTTCGCTGCCTACCTGCTCGACCGGCACGGCAACCCCAAGGGAGGGCCGCACTGCTTCGGCTACGACCTGTCCGGGACTGCCGGTCACCGCGACGCACAGATCCGCCACGCCCTGACCCGCTTGATCAGCTGGGCCAAGTGTGCTGGTGTCGCCGCCATCGGCATCGAAGACCTTGACTTCACCGCCGAAAAGACCCGGGAGAAGCACGGCCGCAGGAAGCGGTTCAGGCAGCTCATCTCCGGCATGCCCACCGGGAAGCTCAAGGCCCGGCTGGTGTCGATGGCCGCCGAACAGGGTCTTGCGATCGTCGCGGTCGACCCGGCCTACACCAGCATGTGGGGTGCGCAGCACTGGCAGAAACCGCTGACCACCCCACGTCGAAAGATGTCCCGTCACGATGCCGCGGGTATCGCGATCGGGAGACGCGCTCTCGGGCACCCGGTCCGGCGTCGGACGGCACCGCCCCCACACGACCGGAGTGATCGTGCGGGGCATCGGACCGCCCAGGCCGCACCAGGCAACCGGGGACGTGAGGGAACCCGCCCACCCACCACGGACCGGCCCCCCGGAGGGCCGCCGCCGAACGGGAAGCGAAAGCGGGGGACCAGCGCATCCAGCACCGTTCGGGATGCGCCCAGTACGGAGCAGTGGGTCCAAGACTCACTTATGTGCACTGGCTAG
- a CDS encoding type B 50S ribosomal protein L31, which produces MQQDKHPSYRPVVFRDRSAGYAFLTRSTASSDQTIDWDDGNTYPVIDVEISAESHPFFTGKARVVDTEGQVAKFERRYGEEGGKDVS; this is translated from the coding sequence ATGCAGCAGGACAAGCACCCTTCCTACCGTCCCGTCGTCTTCCGCGACCGCTCCGCGGGCTACGCCTTCCTGACCCGGTCCACCGCGTCCAGCGACCAGACCATCGACTGGGACGACGGCAACACCTACCCCGTCATCGACGTGGAGATCTCCGCCGAGAGCCACCCCTTCTTCACCGGCAAGGCGCGGGTCGTCGACACCGAGGGGCAGGTCGCGAAGTTCGAGCGGCGGTACGGGGAGGAGGGGGGCAAGGACGTCTCCTGA
- a CDS encoding ABC transporter substrate-binding protein gives MREQTVWQFSDDRGQLSAAERRPSKVLAYVQAGATLWDYGIHPWGIFGSGHDGDEPDRAKTGSLPLTEVEYLGAGGVLDVDTLLRGGPDLVVAVSYGGGHVYGLAPETAKHLDEHVPVVVVDVGQARTLTDIGNRFAELARSLGAEEAPTATQDLAAARDRLRTLAAGPSRPRVLALSPAGQDQAHLARPRMWPELRVLTELGVDVLEPAAGTGANWSTAGWPEVTTLRPGILLTDIRSNATPLDRLRSDAARSVLEPAAAVVPWNPEPICSPQAHARFLTLVADAVEAAHGR, from the coding sequence GTGAGGGAGCAGACCGTGTGGCAGTTCTCCGACGACCGTGGGCAACTGTCGGCAGCCGAGCGGCGGCCGTCGAAGGTACTCGCCTATGTCCAGGCCGGCGCCACGCTGTGGGACTACGGGATACATCCGTGGGGGATCTTCGGCTCGGGCCACGACGGCGACGAGCCCGACCGTGCGAAGACCGGCTCGCTGCCGCTGACCGAGGTCGAGTACCTCGGTGCGGGCGGCGTCCTCGACGTGGACACTCTGTTACGAGGCGGGCCGGACCTCGTCGTGGCCGTCAGCTACGGGGGAGGGCATGTCTACGGGCTCGCCCCCGAGACAGCCAAACACCTGGACGAACACGTTCCGGTCGTTGTCGTCGACGTGGGCCAGGCGCGCACCCTCACCGACATCGGCAACCGGTTCGCCGAGCTGGCCCGCTCGCTCGGCGCCGAGGAGGCCCCGACGGCGACGCAGGACCTGGCTGCCGCCCGCGACCGGCTGCGCACCCTCGCCGCCGGTCCGTCCCGGCCCCGGGTGCTGGCCCTGTCACCGGCCGGGCAGGACCAGGCGCACCTTGCCCGTCCCCGGATGTGGCCGGAGCTGCGCGTGCTGACGGAGCTGGGCGTCGACGTCCTCGAACCGGCAGCCGGGACCGGTGCCAACTGGTCGACGGCCGGCTGGCCGGAGGTGACGACCCTGCGGCCCGGGATCCTGCTCACCGACATCCGGTCCAACGCCACACCCCTGGACCGGCTCCGGTCGGACGCTGCCCGGTCGGTGCTGGAGCCGGCGGCCGCAGTGGTGCCGTGGAATCCGGAACCGATCTGCAGCCCCCAGGCCCATGCGCGGTTCCTGACGCTCGTGGCGGACGCTGTCGAGGCGGCGCACGGCCGTTAG
- a CDS encoding phosphocholine-specific phospholipase C: protein MTEISRRAFIGTAAAGAAAAGLPGTAIASENHNRHGSIKDVKHVVVLMQENRSFDHYFGTLNGVRGVDDRQALAFPNGDSVFRQPHRGRADGHLLPFRMDTTKYNAQNAGGLPHDWETGHAAVDGGAMDKWVAAKGERTMGYFNREDIPYQYALADAFTVCDGYFCSLNGPTDPNRLYLWSGTAGPGTDGSTGPFTDNSVVTGNPVADWTTYAERLEEAGVSWRVYHNPDGTDDRNGDYDDNALSYFKQFHAFPKDDPRHINAMTKFDLTAFDKHCKDGTLPTVSWLVAPYLFCEHPDASPDYGAHWVNTALQSLFANPDVWEHTVFLLMYDENDGYFDHVIPPFPEPGTKDEFASGKALGLGSRVPLWAVSPWSRGGWVNSQVFDHTSVLRFLERVTGVQEPNISEWRRTVCGDLTTCFDFTRPDYTIPVLPDTVALMAKADANKNLPAVKVPTEQTMPAQEKGKRPHRALPYRPWADVSVDRATGKVTCTMTNEGSVGFHFTVLPNIALPFVGTPFTVPSRSSRTYVWDATATDGRYDLSVHGADGFVRRFSGTVLREGQDDVAVPSVRAPLRHAGRSKDASIELDLRNDGGTEVAFTITPNDFAGKEQTVWVRAGGHSRMTWPTDDGRYDVTVTAGTGTRFAQRYAGTVHTV from the coding sequence ATGACTGAGATCAGCCGCCGCGCCTTCATCGGCACCGCAGCAGCCGGAGCGGCCGCGGCCGGACTCCCCGGCACGGCCATAGCCTCCGAGAACCACAACCGGCACGGAAGCATCAAGGACGTCAAGCACGTCGTCGTCCTGATGCAGGAGAACCGCAGCTTCGACCACTACTTCGGCACGCTGAACGGCGTGCGAGGCGTCGACGACCGCCAGGCGCTCGCCTTCCCCAACGGCGACTCGGTCTTCCGTCAGCCGCACCGCGGACGCGCCGATGGCCACCTGCTTCCCTTCCGGATGGACACCACCAAGTACAACGCGCAGAACGCGGGCGGTCTGCCGCACGACTGGGAAACCGGCCACGCCGCCGTCGACGGCGGCGCCATGGACAAGTGGGTCGCGGCCAAGGGCGAGCGGACCATGGGCTACTTCAATCGCGAGGACATCCCGTACCAGTACGCGTTGGCCGATGCCTTCACGGTCTGCGACGGCTACTTCTGCTCGCTGAACGGGCCCACCGACCCCAACCGCCTCTACCTCTGGTCCGGCACCGCCGGACCCGGCACCGACGGCAGCACCGGCCCATTCACCGACAACTCGGTGGTCACGGGCAATCCGGTGGCCGACTGGACGACGTACGCCGAGCGGCTGGAGGAGGCCGGCGTCAGCTGGCGCGTCTACCACAATCCGGACGGCACCGACGACCGGAACGGCGACTACGACGACAACGCGCTGTCGTACTTCAAGCAGTTCCACGCCTTCCCCAAGGACGACCCGCGTCACATCAACGCGATGACGAAGTTCGACCTGACCGCCTTCGACAAGCACTGCAAGGACGGCACCCTGCCCACGGTCTCCTGGCTCGTGGCGCCCTACCTGTTCTGCGAGCACCCGGATGCCAGCCCCGACTACGGCGCCCACTGGGTGAACACGGCCCTGCAGTCGCTCTTCGCCAACCCGGATGTGTGGGAGCACACCGTCTTCCTGTTGATGTACGACGAGAACGACGGGTACTTCGACCACGTGATCCCGCCGTTCCCCGAGCCGGGCACGAAGGACGAGTTCGCGAGCGGCAAGGCACTGGGCCTGGGCAGCCGGGTACCCCTGTGGGCCGTGTCGCCGTGGTCGCGCGGCGGCTGGGTCAACTCCCAGGTGTTCGACCACACCTCGGTGCTGCGCTTCCTCGAACGCGTCACCGGTGTGCAGGAGCCCAACATCTCCGAGTGGCGACGCACGGTCTGCGGCGACCTCACCACCTGCTTCGACTTCACCCGGCCCGACTACACCATCCCCGTCCTGCCGGACACGGTCGCGCTCATGGCCAAGGCCGACGCCAACAAGAATCTGCCCGCGGTCAAGGTGCCCACCGAACAGACCATGCCCGCGCAGGAGAAGGGAAAGCGACCGCACCGCGCGTTGCCGTACCGGCCGTGGGCCGATGTGTCGGTCGACCGGGCCACCGGCAAGGTCACCTGCACGATGACCAACGAGGGCAGCGTCGGCTTCCACTTCACCGTGCTGCCGAACATCGCCCTACCGTTCGTCGGCACGCCGTTCACGGTCCCATCGCGCTCGTCCCGTACCTACGTGTGGGACGCCACGGCGACCGACGGCCGCTACGACTTGTCCGTGCACGGTGCCGACGGCTTCGTCCGCCGTTTCTCGGGCACCGTCCTCCGCGAGGGACAGGACGACGTGGCAGTTCCGTCGGTCCGGGCGCCACTGCGGCACGCCGGGCGGTCGAAGGATGCCTCGATCGAACTGGACCTGCGCAACGACGGCGGCACCGAGGTGGCCTTCACGATCACGCCGAACGACTTCGCCGGCAAGGAGCAGACCGTCTGGGTCCGTGCGGGCGGCCACTCCCGGATGACGTGGCCCACTGACGACGGGCGGTACGACGTCACCGTCACGGCGGGCACCGGCACCCGCTTCGCCCAGCGTTACGCGGGAACCGTCCACACCGTGTGA
- the tmpA gene encoding 2-trimethylaminoethylphosphonate dioxygenase encodes MPALPTFPIDDFPVMWLRDNCPCADCRDPRSGQKLFQISALPAALRLDAVTDTDESEGPAVEVIWAPDGHRSTYPVTWLEANRPGGPATGDRRTDDRKELWKAGDLTRRLPQVGWDEYLGEPGVRARMLDCVLRLGFMLLSGVPEREGQVLDVAETFGYVRETNYGKLFDVRVEPDPNNLAFTSARITPHTDNPYRDPVPTIQLLHCLVNDADGGDSGLVDGFAAAALLREEDPEAFDVLTRTPVPFVFRDAGTELRADRPLIGTDPLGRVREVRFNNRSIGALRLPAAQVEAFYAAYRTFAELLLRPELQLDLRLSPGDCLVFDNTRLLHARTAFAQDGARHLQGCYADLDGLASTLAVLRRADTLEPLAQLFAGPGSAEYLGESVSMAEHMLQAGARAEADGAPPHLVAGALLHDVGHFAGAVTGHELMSGTDNRHSHSGADLLARWFGPEVTEPVRLHVAAKRYLCAVEPGYHNRLSEASQYTLRVQGGVMSPAQAAQFAALPGAADAVAVRRWDEEAKDPDAPTPPFEHFLPLLTALLRG; translated from the coding sequence GTGCCGGCCCTGCCCACCTTCCCGATCGACGACTTTCCGGTGATGTGGCTTCGCGACAACTGCCCGTGCGCAGACTGCCGCGATCCGCGCTCCGGACAGAAGCTCTTCCAGATCAGCGCGCTGCCCGCCGCGCTCCGGCTCGACGCGGTGACCGACACGGACGAGTCAGAGGGGCCTGCCGTCGAGGTGATATGGGCCCCCGACGGACACCGCTCGACCTACCCGGTGACCTGGCTGGAGGCCAACCGGCCCGGTGGGCCGGCGACCGGCGACCGGCGCACCGACGACCGAAAGGAACTGTGGAAGGCCGGTGACCTCACCCGACGGCTGCCGCAAGTGGGCTGGGACGAGTATCTGGGCGAGCCGGGTGTGCGGGCCCGCATGCTGGATTGCGTATTGCGGCTGGGTTTCATGCTGCTGAGCGGGGTACCGGAGCGCGAGGGACAGGTGCTCGACGTGGCGGAGACCTTCGGCTACGTCCGCGAGACCAACTACGGGAAGCTCTTCGACGTACGCGTCGAGCCCGACCCGAACAACCTCGCCTTCACATCGGCCCGCATCACGCCGCACACCGACAACCCGTACCGCGATCCCGTCCCGACGATCCAGTTGCTCCACTGCCTGGTCAACGACGCCGACGGTGGCGACTCGGGTCTCGTCGACGGCTTCGCCGCGGCCGCTCTGCTGCGGGAGGAGGATCCGGAGGCGTTCGACGTCCTCACCCGTACGCCCGTGCCGTTCGTCTTCCGCGACGCGGGAACCGAACTGCGAGCCGACCGTCCGCTCATCGGCACCGACCCCCTCGGCCGGGTGCGCGAGGTGCGGTTCAACAACCGTTCGATCGGCGCGCTCCGGCTGCCCGCCGCCCAGGTGGAGGCGTTCTACGCGGCCTACCGCACGTTCGCGGAACTGCTGCTCCGCCCCGAGCTGCAACTGGACCTGCGGCTGTCGCCGGGCGACTGCCTGGTGTTCGACAACACCCGGCTGCTGCACGCCCGTACCGCCTTCGCCCAGGACGGAGCACGCCACCTCCAGGGCTGCTACGCCGATCTGGACGGTCTGGCGAGCACCTTGGCGGTGCTGCGGCGCGCGGACACCCTGGAGCCGCTGGCCCAGTTGTTCGCCGGACCGGGGTCGGCGGAGTATCTGGGCGAGTCGGTCTCCATGGCCGAGCACATGCTCCAGGCCGGTGCGAGGGCGGAGGCCGACGGCGCCCCGCCGCACCTGGTGGCCGGGGCGCTGCTGCACGACGTCGGGCACTTCGCGGGCGCCGTGACCGGCCACGAACTGATGTCCGGCACCGACAACCGGCACAGCCACTCGGGAGCCGACCTGCTGGCCCGCTGGTTCGGGCCCGAAGTCACTGAGCCGGTGCGCCTGCACGTGGCCGCCAAACGCTACCTGTGCGCTGTGGAACCCGGGTACCACAACCGGTTGTCGGAGGCGTCGCAGTACACGCTGCGCGTGCAGGGCGGCGTGATGTCCCCGGCACAGGCGGCGCAGTTCGCCGCCCTGCCGGGCGCGGCCGACGCGGTCGCCGTCCGCCGCTGGGACGAGGAGGCGAAGGATCCGGACGCACCCACCCCCCCGTTCGAGCACTTCCTTCCGTTGCTCACCGCACTGCTGCGGGGTTAG